One stretch of Flavobacterium sp. 9 DNA includes these proteins:
- a CDS encoding catalase, translating to MKNSKKTNPDLSDAKQRDLDVNRSNAENQFLTTDQGLKINDNNNSLKAGERGPSLLEDFILREKITNFDHERIPERIVHARGSAAHGHFELYKTMEKYTKAGFLNDIKIKTPVFVRFSTVAGSRGSTDLARDVRGFAVKFYTQEGNFDLVGNNVPVFFIQDAMKFPDLIHAVKPEPHHEMPQAASAHDTFWDFISLMPETMHMIMWVMSDRALPRSLRMMEGFGVHTFRFINDKNESHFVKFHWKPKLGTHAVAWDEAQKISGKNSDFHRQDLWEAIESGNFPEWELGVQIIPEADEHKFDFDLLDPTKLVPEDLVPVTIVGKMVLNKNPDNFFAETEQVAFHPGHIVPGIDFSNDPLLQGRLFSYTDTQLSRLGSPNFHEIPINRTVAPMHNNQRDGHMRQEIAVGRVSYHPNSLGNGCPFQAKIDEGGFASFNERIDAHKVRARSESFSDHFSQAKLFYNSQTQVEQDHIANALSFELGKVETPAIRERMLGLLSFVDSALTATVAKALGIKVPVDIQKPINHGVGADDEGKQEPTDKKQSIESSDALSMLKNATISNTIATRQIAFLCAEGVNAASVKTMKQALKNAGAKAIIIAPHLGTIVSEEGLEIPVDQSYRIASSVLFDGVFIPGGKGIIALKDLKEVREFINDSYNHCKFIAAEAQGIKVLEDKIEKVKKDSGIITSESVGDKSLSVSFIKALGRHRFWEREKML from the coding sequence ATGAAAAATTCAAAGAAAACAAATCCAGACCTTTCGGATGCTAAACAAAGAGATTTGGATGTTAATCGATCTAATGCTGAGAATCAATTTCTAACCACGGATCAAGGTTTAAAAATTAACGATAATAACAATTCATTAAAAGCGGGCGAGAGAGGACCTTCTTTATTAGAGGACTTCATTTTAAGAGAAAAAATAACAAATTTTGATCACGAACGAATTCCAGAACGTATCGTTCATGCCAGAGGTTCTGCAGCGCATGGTCATTTTGAACTTTATAAAACAATGGAAAAATATACCAAAGCTGGTTTTTTGAACGATATTAAAATCAAAACGCCTGTTTTTGTTCGTTTCTCTACTGTTGCAGGTTCCAGAGGTTCTACAGATTTAGCACGTGATGTACGTGGTTTTGCTGTGAAATTTTACACACAGGAAGGTAATTTTGATTTGGTTGGAAACAATGTTCCCGTATTTTTTATTCAGGATGCGATGAAGTTTCCGGATTTGATTCACGCAGTAAAACCAGAACCACATCACGAAATGCCACAAGCAGCATCTGCGCATGATACCTTTTGGGATTTTATTTCGTTAATGCCGGAAACGATGCATATGATTATGTGGGTTATGAGTGACAGAGCGCTTCCAAGAAGTTTGAGAATGATGGAAGGGTTTGGTGTACATACCTTTAGATTTATAAATGATAAAAATGAATCCCATTTTGTAAAATTTCATTGGAAACCAAAATTAGGAACTCACGCCGTTGCCTGGGATGAAGCCCAAAAAATTTCAGGTAAAAATTCCGATTTTCACAGACAAGATTTGTGGGAAGCGATCGAATCAGGCAATTTTCCGGAGTGGGAACTGGGAGTTCAAATAATCCCTGAAGCGGATGAACACAAATTTGATTTTGATCTTTTAGACCCTACCAAGTTGGTTCCTGAAGATTTAGTTCCCGTAACAATTGTTGGAAAGATGGTTTTGAATAAAAACCCGGATAATTTTTTTGCAGAAACAGAACAAGTTGCTTTTCATCCCGGACATATTGTTCCAGGAATTGATTTTAGTAACGATCCGTTGTTGCAAGGAAGATTATTTTCTTATACAGACACACAATTATCCAGATTAGGAAGCCCAAACTTTCACGAAATTCCAATTAACAGAACTGTTGCTCCAATGCACAATAACCAACGTGATGGACATATGCGTCAGGAAATTGCTGTTGGCAGAGTGAGTTATCATCCTAATTCATTAGGCAACGGATGTCCTTTTCAGGCAAAAATTGATGAGGGAGGTTTTGCCAGTTTTAACGAACGAATAGATGCACACAAAGTGAGAGCAAGAAGCGAGAGTTTTTCAGATCATTTTAGTCAGGCTAAATTATTTTATAATAGTCAGACCCAGGTCGAGCAGGATCACATTGCGAATGCGCTGTCTTTTGAACTAGGAAAAGTTGAAACACCTGCAATTAGAGAAAGAATGTTAGGCTTATTATCCTTTGTTGATAGTGCTCTGACTGCTACGGTTGCAAAAGCATTAGGAATAAAAGTTCCCGTAGATATTCAAAAGCCAATTAATCATGGAGTAGGTGCAGATGATGAGGGAAAACAGGAACCAACGGATAAAAAGCAAAGTATAGAAAGTTCTGATGCCTTGAGTATGTTGAAAAATGCAACAATTTCAAACACTATTGCTACCAGACAAATTGCTTTTTTATGTGCCGAAGGTGTAAATGCAGCTTCTGTAAAGACGATGAAACAAGCATTGAAAAATGCCGGAGCTAAAGCAATAATTATTGCGCCACATTTAGGAACCATAGTCTCAGAAGAAGGACTGGAAATTCCCGTGGATCAAAGTTATCGTATTGCCTCTTCTGTACTTTTTGATGGCGTTTTTATTCCCGGAGGAAAAGGAATTATTGCACTAAAAGACTTGAAAGAGGTACGAGAATTTATAAATGATTCTTATAACCATTGTAAGTTTATTGCAGCCGAGGCACAAGGAATTAAAGTACTGGAGGATAAAATAGAAAAAGTAAAGAAAGACAGCGGAATTATTACAAGCGAAAGCGTTGGAGATAAATCTTTAAGCGTATCGTTTATAAAGGCTTTGGGAAGACATCGCTTTTGGGAAAGAGAAAAAATGTTGTAA
- a CDS encoding DUF6766 family protein → MKKIIYQNSLSIVFLSLFILVFAGQIYFGIQEYNKELVDNGFHTVDFVEYLSTGHFIEATFENWESEFLQMGLFVWFTIFLRQKGSSESKGCDGKEEVDREPNPKKKNAPWPVKKGGIWLMLYQNSLTISLLLLFVISFVLHFYGSLKDENTMNILEGKPPLSALNYLTNSRLWFESFQNWQSEFLSVFAIIILSVFLRQKGSSQSKPVDAPHDETGE, encoded by the coding sequence ATGAAAAAAATCATTTATCAAAACAGTTTGTCCATCGTATTTCTGTCATTATTTATTCTTGTTTTTGCAGGACAAATATACTTTGGGATACAAGAATACAACAAAGAACTGGTTGATAATGGTTTTCATACTGTCGATTTTGTTGAATATTTAAGTACGGGACATTTTATCGAAGCAACTTTTGAGAATTGGGAAAGTGAATTTTTGCAAATGGGTTTATTTGTTTGGTTTACTATTTTTCTCAGACAAAAAGGATCTTCAGAATCAAAAGGTTGTGATGGCAAAGAAGAAGTAGACAGAGAACCAAATCCGAAGAAAAAAAATGCACCCTGGCCTGTTAAAAAAGGAGGGATTTGGCTAATGCTGTATCAAAATTCGCTGACCATTAGTTTACTTTTATTGTTTGTAATTTCTTTTGTACTTCATTTCTATGGAAGTCTAAAAGATGAAAACACAATGAATATTTTAGAAGGAAAACCGCCATTATCAGCCTTAAACTATTTAACCAATTCGCGATTATGGTTTGAATCTTTTCAGAATTGGCAAAGCGAATTTTTATCCGTATTTGCGATTATTATCTTATCTGTTTTTCTTCGTCAAAAGGGTTCATCACAATCTAAACCCGTTGATGCGCCACACGATGAAACAGGCGAGTAG